The following proteins come from a genomic window of Pseudomonas sp. MAG733B:
- the wecB gene encoding UDP-N-acetylglucosamine 2-epimerase (non-hydrolyzing), whose product MSFKVMMVFGTRPEAIKMAPLARVLRNWPGIELNICSTGQHREMLKQVLDSFELVVDEDLQVMTQGQTLNGLSEQLLEHLDKAYERVKPDIVLVHGDTTTSFIAALAAFNRQLPIGHVEAGLRTGNLRAPWPEEANRHLTGVIADLHFAPTTKSEDNLLREGVPKANIEVTGNTVIDALVWMRTHQQQIQWHPAADSPLAVLDDKRRMVLITGHRRENFGGGFRNICLALATLAERYPDVQFVYPVHLNPQVQNAVYSVLSNKPNIYLVAPQDYQHFVWLMDRAHFILTDSGGIQEEAPAIGKPLLVLRDVTERPSVLEGGTVLLVGTDTDRIVKEASLLLDDDATFQRMSRIHSPYGDGHASERIANRLGVWLKHRAVAGKGA is encoded by the coding sequence ATGTCCTTCAAAGTCATGATGGTGTTCGGAACACGGCCGGAAGCCATCAAGATGGCACCCCTTGCGCGGGTCTTGCGTAACTGGCCCGGTATCGAACTGAACATCTGCTCGACCGGCCAGCACCGGGAGATGCTCAAGCAGGTGCTCGACTCCTTCGAGTTGGTGGTCGACGAAGACCTGCAAGTGATGACGCAGGGCCAGACCCTCAATGGTCTGTCCGAGCAGTTGCTGGAACATCTGGACAAAGCCTACGAGCGGGTGAAGCCGGATATCGTGCTGGTCCATGGTGACACCACCACCAGCTTCATTGCCGCCCTCGCCGCCTTCAATCGCCAATTGCCCATCGGCCATGTCGAGGCCGGATTGCGTACCGGCAACTTGCGCGCGCCGTGGCCGGAGGAAGCCAATCGGCACCTGACCGGGGTCATCGCCGACCTGCATTTCGCGCCGACCACCAAGAGCGAAGACAACCTGCTGCGCGAAGGCGTACCCAAGGCCAACATCGAAGTCACCGGCAACACGGTGATCGATGCACTGGTGTGGATGCGCACCCATCAACAGCAGATCCAGTGGCATCCGGCGGCCGATTCTCCACTGGCGGTGCTCGACGACAAGCGGCGCATGGTGCTGATCACGGGCCATCGCCGCGAGAACTTCGGCGGCGGCTTTCGCAACATCTGTCTGGCCTTGGCCACCCTCGCCGAGCGTTACCCGGATGTGCAATTCGTCTATCCGGTGCACCTCAACCCGCAGGTGCAAAATGCCGTGTACAGCGTGCTGTCCAACAAACCCAACATCTATCTGGTGGCGCCGCAGGATTACCAGCACTTCGTCTGGTTGATGGACCGCGCGCATTTCATCCTCACCGACTCCGGCGGCATCCAGGAAGAAGCTCCGGCCATCGGCAAACCGTTGCTGGTGCTGCGCGATGTCACCGAACGGCCGTCGGTGCTCGAAGGCGGCACGGTGTTGCTGGTGGGCACCGACACCGACCGTATCGTCAAGGAAGCCAGCCTGTTGCTCGATGACGACGCAACCTTCCAGCGCATGAGCCGCATCCACAGCCCCTACGGCGACGGCCATGCCAGCGAACGGATCGCCAATCGGCTAGGTGTGTGGCTCAAACACCGCGCCGTAGCGGGTAAAGGAGCATGA
- a CDS encoding type II toxin-antitoxin system Phd/YefM family antitoxin: MTHIVLSQVVASISELKRNPMGTVAAGGGSSVAILNRNEPAFYCVPAKAYEAMMNRLEDLELIALCKERENDPTIKVSIDDL; the protein is encoded by the coding sequence ATGACACATATCGTGCTTTCTCAGGTCGTGGCGAGCATCTCGGAACTGAAAAGAAACCCGATGGGTACAGTTGCTGCGGGAGGCGGTTCGTCTGTTGCGATTCTCAACCGTAACGAACCTGCTTTTTATTGTGTCCCTGCAAAAGCGTATGAAGCCATGATGAACCGTTTGGAGGACCTGGAACTGATTGCCTTATGCAAGGAGCGGGAAAACGATCCAACCATAAAGGTTTCAATTGATGACCTATGA
- a CDS encoding type II toxin-antitoxin system RelE/ParE family toxin — MTYELEFSEKAWKEWKKLGETLKAQFKKKLQERLINPHVPADRLSGLGNAYKIKLRSAGYRMVYRVKDEVLIVTVIAVGKRERDDVYKDAKAR, encoded by the coding sequence ATGACCTATGAGCTGGAGTTTTCCGAAAAAGCCTGGAAAGAATGGAAGAAGCTGGGAGAAACCCTGAAGGCCCAATTCAAGAAAAAACTTCAGGAACGATTGATCAATCCGCACGTTCCCGCAGATCGACTCAGCGGTCTTGGCAACGCCTACAAGATCAAGTTACGCAGCGCGGGATATCGAATGGTTTACCGCGTGAAAGACGAAGTACTCATCGTGACCGTGATAGCTGTTGGGAAAAGAGAGCGCGACGATGTCTACAAGGATGCAAAAGCGCGCTGA
- a CDS encoding transporter substrate-binding domain-containing protein: MHRRPSLFKACVFLFAASAAAMGVAQAADSKLDSVLARGKLIVGTGSTNAPWHFQGADGKLQGFDIDIARIVAKGLFNDPSKVEFVVQSSDARIPNLLTDKVDMSCQFITVTASRAQQVAFTLPYYREGVGLLLPANSKYKEIEDMKAAGDGLTVAVLQNVYAEELVHQALPKAKVDQYDSVDLMYQAVNSGRADAAATDQSSVKYLMVQNAGRYRSPAYAWSPQTYACAVKRGDQDWLNFVNTALHEAMTGVEFPTYAASFKQWFGVDLPSPAIGFPVEFK; the protein is encoded by the coding sequence ATGCATCGCCGACCTTCCTTGTTCAAAGCATGTGTTTTTCTATTCGCAGCGTCTGCTGCTGCCATGGGCGTGGCCCAGGCGGCGGACAGCAAGCTCGATAGCGTTCTGGCCCGTGGCAAATTGATTGTAGGCACCGGCAGCACCAATGCGCCGTGGCACTTCCAGGGCGCCGATGGCAAGTTGCAGGGTTTTGATATCGATATTGCGCGCATCGTGGCCAAAGGCTTGTTCAACGATCCGAGCAAGGTCGAGTTCGTGGTGCAGTCCTCCGATGCGCGGATTCCCAACCTGCTGACCGACAAGGTCGACATGAGTTGCCAGTTCATTACCGTGACCGCCAGCCGTGCCCAGCAAGTGGCGTTCACCCTGCCGTACTACCGCGAAGGCGTCGGCCTGCTGTTGCCGGCCAACAGCAAGTACAAGGAAATCGAGGACATGAAAGCCGCCGGCGATGGCTTGACCGTGGCGGTGCTGCAAAACGTCTATGCCGAAGAGCTGGTGCATCAGGCACTGCCCAAGGCCAAGGTCGATCAGTACGACAGCGTTGACCTGATGTATCAGGCCGTGAACTCCGGACGCGCCGATGCGGCAGCCACCGATCAGTCGTCGGTGAAATACCTGATGGTGCAGAACGCCGGCCGCTATCGCAGCCCGGCCTACGCCTGGAGCCCGCAGACCTATGCGTGCGCAGTCAAGCGTGGCGATCAGGACTGGCTGAACTTCGTCAACACCGCCCTGCATGAAGCCATGACCGGCGTTGAGTTCCCGACTTACGCGGCGTCGTTCAAGCAGTGGTTCGGCGTAGACCTGCCGTCCCCAGCCATCGGTTTCCCAGTCGAATTCAAATGA
- a CDS encoding amino acid ABC transporter permease has protein sequence MNYQLNFAAVWRDFDTLLAGLGLGLELALVSIAIGCVIGLLMAFALLSKHRALRVLASVYVTVIRNTPILVLILLIYFALPSLGIRLDKIPSFIITLSLYAGAYLTEVFRGGLLSIPKGQREAGLAIGLGEWQVKAYVTVPVMLRNVLPALSNNFISLFKDTSLAAAIAVPELTYYARKINVESYRVIETWLVTTALYVAACYLIAMMLRYLEQRLAIRR, from the coding sequence ATGAACTATCAGTTGAACTTTGCCGCCGTGTGGCGCGATTTCGACACCTTGCTGGCGGGGCTCGGTCTGGGTCTTGAACTGGCGCTGGTATCGATCGCCATCGGCTGCGTGATCGGCCTGCTGATGGCGTTTGCTTTGTTGTCGAAGCACCGCGCGTTGCGGGTGCTGGCATCGGTGTATGTGACGGTGATCCGTAACACGCCGATTCTGGTGTTGATTCTGTTGATTTACTTTGCGTTGCCGAGCCTGGGGATTCGTCTGGACAAGATCCCGTCGTTCATCATCACCCTGTCGCTGTATGCCGGGGCGTACCTGACCGAAGTGTTCCGTGGTGGGTTGTTGAGCATTCCCAAGGGGCAGCGTGAAGCCGGGTTGGCCATTGGCTTGGGCGAGTGGCAGGTCAAGGCCTACGTCACCGTGCCGGTGATGCTGCGCAATGTGCTGCCGGCGCTGTCGAACAACTTCATTTCGCTGTTCAAGGACACCTCGCTGGCGGCGGCGATTGCCGTGCCGGAGCTGACCTATTACGCGCGCAAGATCAACGTCGAGAGCTACCGGGTGATTGAAACCTGGCTGGTGACCACGGCGTTGTATGTCGCGGCCTGCTACCTCATTGCCATGATGCTGCGTTACCTCGAGCAGCGTCTGGCGATCCGCCGATAG
- a CDS encoding amino acid ABC transporter permease: MYESPSWLHELWVAREPLMQGFLTSVQASALAILFGTVIGVFAGLVLTYGKFWMRAPFRFYVDVIRGTPVFVLVLACFYMAPALGWQISAFQAGALGLTLFCGSHVAEIVRGALQALPRGQMEASKAIGLTFCQSLGYVLLPQALRQILPTWVNSSTEIVKASTLLSVIGVAELLLSTQQIIARTFMTLEFYLFAGFLFFVINYGIELLGRHIEKRVALP; this comes from the coding sequence ATGTACGAATCCCCCAGTTGGTTGCACGAGTTGTGGGTCGCGCGCGAGCCGTTGATGCAAGGTTTTTTGACCAGTGTGCAGGCGTCGGCACTGGCGATTTTGTTCGGCACGGTGATCGGTGTTTTCGCCGGGCTGGTGCTGACCTACGGCAAGTTCTGGATGCGCGCGCCGTTTCGTTTTTACGTCGATGTGATTCGGGGTACGCCGGTGTTTGTGCTGGTGCTGGCCTGCTTCTACATGGCGCCGGCGCTGGGCTGGCAGATCAGCGCGTTCCAGGCCGGCGCCTTGGGCCTGACGCTGTTTTGCGGCTCCCACGTCGCCGAGATCGTGCGCGGTGCCTTGCAGGCATTGCCGCGCGGACAGATGGAAGCGAGCAAGGCCATCGGCCTGACGTTCTGCCAGTCGCTCGGCTACGTGTTGTTGCCTCAGGCATTGCGGCAGATTCTGCCGACCTGGGTCAACTCGTCCACCGAGATCGTCAAGGCCTCGACGCTGTTGTCGGTGATCGGCGTGGCCGAGCTGCTGCTCAGCACCCAGCAGATCATCGCCCGGACGTTCATGACCCTGGAGTTTTACCTGTTCGCCGGTTTTCTGTTCTTCGTCATCAACTACGGCATCGAATTACTCGGCCGGCACATTGAAAAGCGGGTGGCCTTGCCATGA
- a CDS encoding amino acid ABC transporter ATP-binding protein has protein sequence MTQTQTNPQNGQPLLDIRGLHKRYDQLEVLKGVDLTMQRGNVVTLIGSSGSGKTTLLRCVNMLEEFQGGQILLDGESIGYDEVNGKRIRHPEKVIARHRAMTGMAFQQFNLFPHLTALQNVTLGLLKVKKLHKDEAVALAEKWLERVGLLERRDHFPGQLSGGQQQRVAIARAIAMNPSLMLFDEVTSALDPELVSEVLNVIKGLADDGMTMLLVTHEMRFAFEVSDKIVFMNQGRIEEQGPPKDLFERPQSPRLAEFLKSTRF, from the coding sequence ATGACTCAGACTCAAACCAATCCCCAGAACGGCCAACCGCTGCTGGACATTCGCGGCCTGCACAAACGCTACGACCAGCTTGAAGTGCTCAAGGGCGTCGACCTGACCATGCAGCGCGGCAACGTGGTGACGTTGATCGGTTCCAGCGGCTCGGGCAAGACCACGCTGCTGCGCTGCGTGAACATGCTCGAAGAATTCCAGGGCGGGCAGATCCTGCTCGACGGCGAATCCATCGGCTACGACGAGGTCAACGGCAAGCGCATCCGCCACCCGGAAAAAGTCATCGCCCGCCATCGCGCCATGACCGGCATGGCGTTCCAGCAGTTCAACCTGTTCCCGCACCTGACGGCGTTGCAAAACGTGACCCTCGGTTTGCTCAAGGTGAAAAAGCTGCACAAGGACGAGGCCGTGGCCCTCGCGGAGAAATGGCTGGAGCGTGTCGGTCTGCTGGAGCGCCGCGATCACTTTCCCGGCCAACTGTCCGGCGGTCAGCAACAGCGCGTGGCGATTGCCCGGGCGATCGCAATGAACCCGAGCCTGATGCTGTTCGACGAAGTCACTTCGGCCCTGGACCCAGAGCTGGTCAGCGAGGTGCTGAATGTGATCAAGGGCCTGGCGGATGACGGCATGACCATGTTGCTGGTGACCCACGAAATGCGCTTTGCCTTCGAGGTCTCGGACAAGATCGTTTTCATGAATCAGGGTCGCATCGAAGAGCAGGGTCCGCCCAAGGACCTGTTCGAGCGTCCGCAATCGCCGCGTCTGGCTGAGTTTCTTAAAAGCACGCGGTTTTAA
- a CDS encoding RidA family protein — protein MSITRYGTGSAAAGGTPRPFARAVEADGWLHVSGQVPAVDGEIITGGIVEQTHQTMKNLVAILQEAGYGLEDVVRVGVWLEDPRDFTSFNKVFSEYFKPEHAPARACVQANMMVDCKVEIDCIAYRKKA, from the coding sequence ATGAGCATTACGCGTTACGGCACCGGCAGCGCCGCTGCAGGCGGCACGCCTCGTCCTTTCGCCCGCGCCGTTGAGGCTGATGGCTGGCTGCACGTTTCCGGGCAGGTGCCGGCGGTGGACGGCGAGATCATCACGGGTGGCATCGTCGAGCAGACGCACCAGACCATGAAGAACCTGGTCGCCATTCTCCAAGAGGCCGGTTATGGCCTGGAAGACGTGGTACGTGTTGGTGTGTGGCTGGAAGATCCGCGGGATTTCACCAGTTTCAACAAGGTTTTCTCCGAGTACTTCAAACCCGAACACGCCCCGGCGCGGGCCTGTGTGCAGGCGAACATGATGGTCGACTGCAAGGTTGAGATCGACTGCATTGCGTACAGGAAAAAGGCCTGA
- a CDS encoding IclR family transcriptional regulator: MTEDTIKRRARGLDRAFDILDFLKEVGQPLRPNDIANGIGSPKSTVYELVASLLERRILEPVGKDGHVYLGRQLYFLGQAHLRHFDLTREADQALQEIVSQTHETAQMCLLNGRKYTVALMKEGERHFRISSDIGENAPIPWTASGRLLLAHLSDQEIVDLIDHDDFILPDGERLPLEQFLKEIRQAGIDGFFSFDSVADTFTHCFAAPVKDPNGVAIATLCIVAPRADAKNNYNDYRRVLIDSANSLARRINE; the protein is encoded by the coding sequence ATGACCGAAGACACCATCAAGCGCCGGGCACGCGGTCTGGACCGGGCGTTCGATATCCTCGATTTCCTCAAGGAAGTCGGCCAGCCCCTGCGCCCGAACGACATCGCCAACGGCATCGGCAGCCCGAAATCCACGGTCTACGAGCTGGTGGCTTCGCTGCTGGAACGACGCATTCTGGAGCCGGTCGGCAAGGACGGTCACGTTTATCTCGGCCGCCAGCTGTACTTCCTCGGGCAGGCGCATTTGCGTCATTTCGACCTGACCCGCGAGGCCGATCAGGCCTTGCAGGAAATCGTCAGCCAGACCCATGAAACCGCGCAGATGTGCCTGCTCAACGGGCGCAAATACACCGTGGCGCTGATGAAAGAGGGCGAGCGGCATTTCCGCATTTCCTCGGACATCGGCGAGAATGCACCGATCCCGTGGACCGCTTCCGGGCGCCTGCTGCTGGCGCACCTCAGCGACCAGGAAATCGTCGACCTGATCGACCACGACGACTTCATCCTGCCCGACGGCGAGCGTTTGCCGCTGGAGCAGTTCCTGAAGGAAATCCGTCAGGCCGGTATCGACGGATTCTTCTCGTTCGATAGCGTTGCCGACACCTTTACCCATTGCTTCGCCGCCCCGGTCAAAGACCCCAACGGCGTGGCCATTGCGACCCTGTGCATCGTCGCCCCCCGGGCCGATGCCAAGAACAATTACAACGACTACCGCCGGGTGCTGATCGATAGTGCGAACAGCCTGGCCCGTCGCATCAACGAATAA
- a CDS encoding amino acid deaminase, with amino-acid sequence MSTAPNTANVDKGAARIGASLVRDVSLPALVLHREALEHNIRWMQAFVSNSGAELAPHGKTSMTPALFRRQLDAGAWGITLASATQTRAAYAHGVRRVLMANQLVGTPNMALIADLLADPTFDFYCMVDHPDNVADLGAYFASRGVRLNVMIEYGVVGGRCGCRSEQEVLDLAKAIAAQPALALTGIEGYEGVIHGDHAVSGIRAFAGSLVRLAVQLQDSGAFAIAKPVITASGSAWYDLIAEEFEAQNAAGRFLSVLRPGSYVAHDHGIYKEAQCCVLDRRSDLQEGLRPALEVWAHVQSLPEPGFAVIALGKRDVAYDAGLPVPLQRYKAGVVPAKGDDVGACKVTAVMDQHAFMTVAPGVELRVGDIISFGTSHPCLTFDKWRTGCLVDEQLNVIENMETCF; translated from the coding sequence ATGTCTACTGCCCCCAATACTGCCAACGTGGATAAAGGCGCAGCCCGGATTGGCGCAAGCCTGGTGCGTGACGTCAGCCTGCCGGCGCTGGTGCTGCACCGTGAAGCGCTGGAACACAACATTCGCTGGATGCAGGCATTCGTCAGCAACAGCGGCGCGGAACTGGCGCCCCATGGCAAAACCAGCATGACCCCCGCGCTGTTTCGTCGGCAACTGGACGCCGGCGCCTGGGGCATCACCCTGGCCAGCGCCACGCAAACCCGTGCGGCCTATGCCCACGGCGTGCGCCGGGTGTTGATGGCCAACCAACTGGTGGGCACGCCGAACATGGCGTTGATTGCCGATTTGTTAGCCGACCCGACGTTCGACTTCTATTGCATGGTCGATCACCCGGACAACGTCGCCGATCTCGGTGCCTATTTCGCCTCGCGCGGTGTGCGCCTGAACGTGATGATCGAGTACGGCGTGGTCGGCGGGCGTTGCGGTTGCCGCAGCGAACAGGAAGTGCTGGACCTGGCCAAGGCCATCGCTGCGCAACCGGCGCTGGCATTGACCGGGATCGAAGGCTACGAGGGTGTGATTCATGGTGATCACGCTGTCAGCGGGATCCGTGCGTTCGCCGGCTCTTTGGTGCGATTGGCGGTGCAGTTGCAGGACAGCGGCGCGTTCGCCATCGCCAAACCGGTCATTACCGCTTCCGGCTCGGCCTGGTATGACCTGATTGCCGAGGAGTTCGAAGCGCAAAACGCTGCCGGGCGTTTCCTCAGCGTGTTGCGTCCAGGCAGTTATGTGGCCCACGATCACGGCATTTACAAAGAGGCGCAATGCTGCGTCCTTGATCGCCGCAGCGATTTGCAAGAAGGCCTGCGTCCGGCGCTGGAAGTCTGGGCGCACGTGCAGTCGTTGCCGGAGCCGGGCTTCGCGGTGATTGCCCTGGGTAAGCGCGACGTGGCCTATGACGCCGGTCTGCCGGTGCCGTTGCAGCGTTACAAGGCTGGCGTGGTACCGGCCAAGGGCGACGATGTCGGCGCCTGCAAGGTGACGGCGGTGATGGACCAGCATGCATTCATGACCGTGGCGCCGGGGGTTGAGTTGCGCGTGGGCGACATCATTTCGTTCGGCACTTCGCACCCGTGCCTGACGTTCGACAAATGGCGCACGGGGTGTCTGGTGGATGAGCAGTTGAACGTCATCGAGAACATGGAAACCTGTTTCTAA